A window of Terriglobia bacterium genomic DNA:
CAGGAGAATGTCGACATTTTGCTCCGCCACCAAGTGCTCACTGATAACCCTGTTCTTAGAGGACTGGATGGATCGAAACGTCTAGAGATTAAGAAACTGTATGCAGTGCCTCAGGGTCTCTATAGTCTGGAAGTCAACACCCTGGGGTACCTGCCAGTCATTCAATTCGTGAACGTTGCAGCTGCACCGGGCAGCAGCGTTGCCATGACGCTTCCGGTAAATCCAAGGAAAGTCCAGCGCATCGACTGGTGTCCTTACGCAGAGTTGGAAAACGGCGCCCGAGCTGTGCTCGAAGCCAGTGGAAAGGTTTTAGGGTTTGAAGGAAAGAGCGGCGAGGATCTCTACGACGCATTCGATGAGATCCGTAAAGCAGGCTTGCTTAACATTTTCGCCAAGACGGGCAAAACCCTGCTTGCGGACGGCACATTGGTTCTCTCCTATATTCAGCGCCTGAACGAATTGCGGGGCGACCGCTTCTATGCGGTGGTGACCAAGCAGCTGCGCGAAAACACCAAGAACAGTGTTGCCGCCGGTTTATTCGAAGTGGCCTCTGAAGCTCTCCACAGGCCTCCGGACGGATTCACCGGTGCCGGTAGCTTCAAGAGTCTGGATCGCTACGGCAACCTGCAACTGAGCTTCTTCTCAAACGGAACTGACTGGGTGGCCGACGTTGATATCGACAATGCTCGTGGCCTGGAACATGTGTTTCAAGTGCTGGGCAATTTCCTTGCAAATCGTCCTACCCATCCGTACGACATTCACGAGATCCTGCTTGGTTACCAAAACATTGATCCAGGCTACCGTTTGTTCGTCTAGGATGCGCTCGGCTCGCCACTTTCGGACAGTAAAGGCACGAGAAAGGTAGAAAAAAGGGGGGGCTGACTTTTTCAATTCTCATTTCAGTGACATGAGACAACTCAGACAAGCAGGAGCAGACACCCTTCGTTTTTGGTTTTTGGAGTTCCGGGAGGGGAAAGTGTCCATATTTCCGTGTAGTTCCGGAAGACAGGGCTATATCACCTTATCGTGCACCATCCGAAGATTGGAAGGCAGGATTTGCAGAAGTGAGGAGCTGGTGGCCGTCCTGCCTCGAGCCCAATCACAAATCTGAATTTGGAAATGTCTGAGCCCAGGGACTTATTGAACCGCTTGAAAATGAATTTGGACTTGGCCGCCCTATTGGTCCAGGCGAGTTCCAAATCGTGGAGCGTGGAAGCCTGAGCCGAAAATTAGAGGGAAGAAAAACACAAATGGCGAGTGTGCGTGATTCGCCTACTGATTGGAATTCTCGAAAGTCGCACCATGCCCCCATTTGTAGTCAAAAGAGGTGTCTTCACATGTATAAGAATGCGCTCAGTGTAGCTCTGCTTGCCATTCTTTTGCTCGTCCTCGGGCTCCCGCTTCGAGGTGAAGATGAGACGAACGTCCTTACGAACGATTCTGTCCTCCAGATGTTTCGCTGGAAAATGAAGCCTGCTGAAATCGTGGCTCTTATTGACCGCAGCGGTGAGAACACGATATTCACTCTAACCCCGGAGAGCATTCAGATGCTCGCGAAAGCTGGTGCGACGCCACTTGTGCTCGACGCCATGTACAGGGCGACAATGAAAGCATCTCAGCACATCGGATTGTCGTCGGCTATTTCGCAAACACCGTCCTCTCCGAAAGCTATTACAACGACGCCCCAGCCTCCACCGCAACCTCAGGCTGCACCCCCATCTCCACAGCCGCCCTCACCCGCGGTCCCGACCATTTCAGGAGCCGTGCCCGCGGCGGGAGCTCCAGTCGTCAGTTTAGAGGCTTCAGTTCAGCCGAGAGCCCCTGTGCCTTTACGGCCTTCCTCTACGGGATCTGACGACGAGCGTCTCACTAGGGCAAAGATCCCTCTTGTTCGTGCACAACCGCCGCATCCTCAGCAGCCGAAGAGCGCCCTTTTGGTGTATCAGCTTGACTGGAACAATGGTATTGCCTCGCCGGGTACCATATATGAATCAGGCGACTCGCTCCTCCGCCTAACCAACGCAAACACGATCTTGTACACGTATCAATTCGAGGTAAATGAGATCAAAGGGAGCGGCGACGATCTCTCTCAGTGGGCCAAACTAATCACGGATACTACGAAGCTCCTCCCAAGCGGCGTCCCTCGTGAGGCGTATGCTCCTGAGAAGTGTCAGCTGAAAAAGCTCTTGAGAGAAACGAATAGGAAACTAACAGACATCCGCACTAAGATACAGCAGATGGTTCCGGACAGACTTTCTGGCGGCAACTATAAGAGCATTCCCCTCGACACATCGGAAAAAGCTTGGGCGGATATCCGACCCAAGTACGATGGGTTCGAAGAGGATGTGACCGCTATTCAACATGAGTTGAGTAAAGAAGCCTGTTCCAAAGAATCCGACCTGTCACTAGCAGTAGAGCTCGTTTTGGATGAATTTCCACCTATGCGAGACCGTGTAGATGAGATTCAAAAGAAGGCCGATGCGCCCTGGCAGGATTTGTCGCACCGGCTCGACCGGACAAGTGGATACGACACAACCGTCGCGGAGCTCTACAATAACGCCGCTACCGAGGCCAAATCCAAAGTGTTTCACTTGGAACGTGGATTCAACATTCTCACCTTGTCAGGCGGCTTTCTGGTCACAAAGCTGCAGGCAAGAAGTTACTCCTCAGTGGCCCAGCCGGTTGCGCCACCTGCTGGCTCGCCGCCCAACACGCTCCCTGGCTCGCAAAACGTGCTGTCAGTTAACGGGCTGGGTAGTGGCATGCGTCCGGCACTTGTGGCGCTGTTTAACTACCACGATCCCTTCTCGTGGCCACTCAACCGGCCGAACTTCGGTTTGGCTCTTTCCGCGGGTCCGGTCATTGACGTCGCGAACGGACAAGCTGACACCACAAGGTTTGGTGTGTTTGTGGGCGGGTCCGTACACCTCTGGCAGCGGCTGTTCGTGACCGCCGGCGTGCACTTTGGTGAGTTTTCTGATTTTCCTCAAGGATTTCAGAAGCCCGGCGACCCAATTCCATCCAATGCTGGCACACCAACAGGTGTGAATCGTTGGACCGGTCGTTTTGCTTTGGGAATTACCTTTCAGGGTAAAGACTTGAGCGGTCTGGTGCAAAAGAGCAGTCAGCCCACGAGCTCCGTGCAGAAACAGTGAAGAAAATTTCACAAGTGGTCAGCCAGGAAGAAACTGTCGCTATGAGATTGGTTAGTCGCCGCGCCGGGCAGGGAAAGCGTCCGAAAAATAAGGGGGATCAGCCCTTTCGAATTTCCATTCTGTGGTGACATGAGCAACTCACGAAACCGGGACCAGACAGCCCTCGTTATTGGCTCTTGCGATCTCCGGTAGGGGAGAATGTCCTTGCTTCAATGAAGCCCAAGACCGCTTGACTATATCACCGTGTTTGTTGCGACCCGACGATGAAGGGATGGATCTAGAAAAGTGAGGGGCTGGCACCCATCCTTCCTCAAGCTTAATCCACGATTGGAAATTGGAAATGTGTGACCCCAGGAGGTTATCATAAAAAGTCCTGCGGCAAGCCGGGCGCTCATGGAATTATCCGGACAACAGCCTGGAAAGAGCCGACTCCAAAAATTCACCCAGTCCTCTCCGGTTCGCACAGCCGCACACATCACCAGAAACGTGATGGGGGCGCCAACCCGTCAACACCGACATCCTCAATGCTTTTTTCCTTCCAGTCTTAGCCCAAACTACTCGTCGAGCAAGAATTTGCCGAGGCCTATGATTGCCAGAGTGGCCCTGACCGGCATTCCGTACCAGGGCTCGCCAGCCTGGAGACCACTGTACGCGACCCAGAGCCACCCCAACACTGAAAGCGCCGAGGCCAACTCAGTCCAGAATCCAGACTCCACCGAAAACGCAGGGACCGACAAAGCGACGACACGGCCAAAGACGCCCGGGGTAGAAGATGAAGATCTTTGTTCCCTCAGCTTGTTTCAGGACAAAAGGTAGGACGAATGAAAGCCCAATACCTATGCGGAGGGCAAGCAGGCCCACGTCGATTTTTCGGTCACCAGTGTTCCAGGTCGCCTCCGACTCCCCAGGAAAGGTCATTTCGATGGCACCCTCTCTTCCATTCTTGCTGCGGTCCTTGATTGAAGCAGATGGTCTATAGAGAATTTGCCGGGACCGGTCAGGAGCAGGGTCGCGAACATCACGCAGTAGAAAGCTGCAATCAGCCATGCTTGCTCGCCCATCCTCAAGCTGCAGGCCGCGGCCACGCCGAATCCGAAGGCCAGCGCCGCCGCCACATATCGAGTCACCACTCCAGCCGCCAGTAAAAAAGCCCCGATAGATTCGTTGAGCGTCTGTAAATAGGCCACCAGGACAGGAGCGGGTAATCCCACCTTTCGGTTGAAATCAACAAACTGCCATTGGCCCGTATGAAGGTAGGCCGATGTGTCCCGGAGCTTCGTCAGTCCGAAGAGGAGCAGCAGCGAGAGCCCGGCTGCAAGGCGCAGGAACAGCAGGCCGGCATCAATGCCAAGGGTTCCGGACTTAGGCGTGTTAGTGGTTGACATAGGTAGATTCGCCGGCGAAATCACTGCTGGCATCCGGAGATTGTGTAGTCATGGGAGATCGGATTAAGCGCAAAGACTGCAATGGAGGCGCGAAGGACGCAAAAAAGCCCTTTCCCTGGCGTTTGCCTGCCTGAATCCAAGAGCCCCCGCCGAGAAAAACGCTCGGCGGGGTCACCAAAGCTTTGCGCAGGTCAACAACATAACGTGCCTGTCCATTTCTCCCGGCGCGTCGAAGAGAAGGGACAGACACCGGGCTTGCAGAATTGTGCGGAGTTTGACAACGTAAAGGTGTCTGTCCCTAGTGAAGATTACCTTCCGCTGTCACTGCGGGCCCCCAACCAGGAGGCCAACTGCTCGGACTGCAGCGATTTCAGATCGATACAATTGTTGATCTGCTCCAGCGACTGTCTCAATGTACGCTCGCCGGCCGCGACTTTATGGGCTGAGAAGAATTCGACAACCTCATCCCGCAGCTTGGCATCGCAGAATGCGCCCGTGCTGCCCTCCACCTGAGCACTCGCAAACGGGCCCCCGGCTTTTTCGACCTCGTCCCAGTGTGTCCTGACAAAATTCCACGCTATCCTTTGCCGCGCCGGCTTGCCCATGACGGCGCCAATGAGGTTCAAGCTGTCCTGGGAGCGGACCTCGGAAGAGATGGCGAACTGTAAGGTGCGCTCGATGAGCTGAGGGTCGTTGAAATTGCCCAGCGTAAAGAAGTAGAGGTAATACTGACCGGGCGTTTTGGCGGTCTTTATCGCAGCGCGCAGCTTGTCGTAAAGCGCGGCATCCCCGTTGCGCGCAGTTAGGCCGAAGGCTGCAGCCGCCAGACTGCTGTCCACTGAGGCGGGATCCTGCAACGCTTGTTCCGTCAACCGGCGCGCCTCGGCGAGCACCTTCGGATCTCGCCCCAGACCGCCCAACATCGCCAGGACCTTTGCCCGCAAGTCCTTGCGGTCCTCGCTATCACCCGGCTGCACCTGCCAGCCCAGATCGTTGGCCACGGGAGTGAGAAGACGCCGGAGCCATGCCTGGTACGCCGGCTGGCCGGTGTTGTTGATCAGATTGTCCCCAATGTAGTTCAAATAGCCGAACAGGAGAGTGAGAACAGCGCCGGTTCGATCGGTCTGCAGGCCTTCAGCCAGTGTCAGAAGATCTCCGACTGGCTGCCGTCCTACTCGCACTGCGGCCCAGGTATCCGTAAGCGCGAGGATGCGTTCCACCGGCGTCAATACCGCTTCGGTATCGTGGGCCAGGGCGCGCACGGCGGCGGTCTCATACCCGCTGCGGTAGTACCCGGTGGCACCCGCATTCGCCAGCACCCAGGATGGCTTTCCCCGAATCGTAAAGGTGTCTTCCTTCCTGGTCAAAAGCTCGCAATGCTGACTGCTTTTCCCTCTTGCCGCCGAGGGAGCCATCTTCAGACAAACTGGAACCTGCCATAACTGGTCGTTGCCTGCGTTGAACTTGGCCCGATCATAGAAGTAACGCTGCTGCTGTAGTGTCACCTTTGTGGAATTGCCTGATGCCTCCGCTCTAATGCTGATCATGGGAACGCCGGGCTGTTTGACGAACGATTGCATGATCTTGTCCACGGGCTTACCAGAAACTTTCTGCAACATGGTCCAGAAGTCAGCCGCTGTAGTATTGCGATAGGCGTATTGCTTCAAGTAGGCGTTCAGCCCAGTGCGAAAGCCTTCCGGTCCCCAATAGGCCTCCAACATGCGCAGCACGGCCGCCGTCTTCCCATACGCCACGCCGTCAAACAGCTCCAGAATCTGGTCGGGTGTCTCTGCGGGCTGGTGGATTGCCCGAGTACTCGCCAGCGAGTCCACATCCAGGGCGCCCAGCGTGGTGAGAATGTCGCCCCGGCTCATCTCGTCGAGTCCCACATTCCATTCGGGCTTCCAGGCATCGACGGGTTTGCCTTCCATCCACGTGGCCAGGCCTTCGTTCAGCCAGACGTCGTCCCACCACTGCATGGTGACCAGATCGCCGAGCCATTGGTGGGCGATCTCATGGGTGATGACCACAGCTACTGTCTTTTTCAGGAACAGCGGAGCCGTTCGATCATCAAGCTGCAATAACGACGCGCGGGAAGTAATCAGCCCAATATTTTCCATCGCCCCCGAGGAAAAGTCCGGAAGTCCGATCAAATCCAGCTTTCCATAGGGATACTTGATTCCGAAATAATGGTTGTAGTAATGGAGTGCAAACTCTGCCGTTTCCAGCGCAAACCTGCCCAATTCCTTTTTTCCCGGGGTGCTGTAAACGCGGATCGGGATGCCGTCCGCCGCGCCCTCGACGTACTCGAAATGGCCAACCGCCCAGGCGGCCAGGTACGATGAGATTTTGGCTGTCGTTGCAAACTCGACCGTATGTTTGTCGGGATCCGGGCCCGGGGTATCGGAGACAACTGAGTTGTTGGAGAGGGCGGTGAGGTCCTTGTCCAAAACCACGGTGATGTCGAACGTCGCTTTGTAAGCCGGCTCATCGAAGGATGGGTAGGCTCGCCGCGCGTCGGTCGCTTCAAATTGCGTTGACGCATATTTCCGGCCCTGGTCATCGTGACCGATATAGAATCCGCGCATCTCGCTGTTCAAGATCCCCGTGTACTTGATATGGAGGGTTGCGGGTCCCGGCTGGAGGGCGGTGTCGACGACCAGGGTCACCTGCTGCTTCGTTTTCTCAGGAGTAACCCCGGCCTTCTGAGTGGCGCCGCCGCTCGAAATCGAGACCTCCTGGAAATCGATGTCGACCGCATTGAGAATGATCTGCGACGTCGGCTTCAGAACCCGGATCCTAATGGTCTCATCCCCGGCAAAGCTGGCCTTGGCCAGGTCTGGCGTGAGGACCAACCTGTAGTTGTCGGGAACCGCCGTTTCCGGCAAGCGCTGCGCACTGGCTAGGGCGGGCAGCAGGAAAAGAAATACATACCCAAAAATTCGCTTCATGTGGTCGTCTCCTTCGGACTGCGCGTCCCCGGCGGAAATGATGAAATCCGTTCCCTTTGTCATTGTTCTTCCTTACCTTGGGAGGTAAATTGTTTAGAATCGAACAGATTGGGGTCGAGCTTCATGTTGATCTTTATGTCCGAATACTCCTCCGTGAAAACCATCTTGTCGTCGACGTGGACTTCGACTCGCGCGGCAATCCATCCGATCCGAAGTTGGCGGTAGTCGGCAAACCGGATGTCCTCAAGCTTTTTCGGATCGGCCGTGGCCGGCTCAATCAGCCGCACAAACAACAGCCGGTTTTTTTCGACCCAGAACTGCTTCGACCTCAGATCACCTTTCTCGGCTCCCACTACGTAGACCGGCTGGCCTTCCCATGTGTCCTCGTGCCATTTTGTGAGATCAATTCCTTGTTCCTTCAACAGGTGGGTGGTGATCTCCGGGCCCTGGCGATAGACATCGAATCCCAGCACCAGCAGCAGATTAACCAGCGGACGCGTTGCAGACACCTTTCCGTTTTGAAACAAGGTCAGTGTCCCGTCGACCAGGAGGGCCCCGTTTCGGTTCTCCGGGGATCCAAAATCGATGCGTAGTTTTCCTGGCAGCATCGCTGTCTCGAACCAGGTCTCAACTTTGGTGGTGCCATCGGGATTGTAGGTCGTGCTCTTCTGCGTGAAAGTCACAGTGTCGTACCAGGCTTCTTTGTAGCGGGCGTGCATCGCGGCCAAAAGCGCCTCGCCACTGCGGACTTCCTGCGCAGCAACAATCGCTGACGTCAGCAAACACCCGATCGCCAAAGCAATATCGGCCCGTATTCTCATGAATCCTCCGCCTCACTAACAGGGATGAGAAATCCTAACGACTAAGAACAGCGCTGCAGGAGTTGACCTGATCGGTAGCCGGGATCCGCTTCCGCCGCGGCGGAGATCCCGGACGGCGCCGACCGCAGGCACGAGCCCGGGATCCCAAGGAACGGGATCCCGGCTACCAGACCTAAGGCCTAGCCGTGTGATAAAGCCCTGTGTGCAATCAGGCGCAAACCGACCCTCTATAAAGGTTTTCCTGGTGTATAAGTGCAGCAAGCTATCGCAATCTCAGATGGAAGCAGAAAAAATTAGGATGAAAGGTCAAACTGAGGGATGAATGGTCGCTGTCAATGCAGTCACGGGCGGAGGCACTACTGTGACGATTGGAAGCACAATCCTGACCGGGACTGAAAAGAAGATAAATAGAGTCAATCGGACTCTTTGGGATTTTCATGGGGAATCATTTCGAGTCCATAATTTCGGAATTCAGATTTGTCCACGCGACCGGAAAAGACTTCGGATATCTAAAGACTCAGGAGTTCGCGCAGTTTTCGGGATTGGCGCCGGGAGATGCCTACTCGCGGACCTTCAGCGAGGATGGCGTCGAGTCCGCCCTCCTGTTGCGGCTGAACAGACACAATCTTTCTCAAATTGACAATGTGTGAGCGGCTGGCCCGAAAGAAGAGGGCGGGGTCGAGGCGGGCATGAAGGGCGTTCAGAGACCTGTAAATCAGCGGGCGATTGCCTTCAAAATAGACCCGCGTGTAATTGCCCTCCGACTCAAGAAGCCGTATTTGATCCACCGCCAAAATCCAGCAACGCTCCCCGTCGCGGAGAAACACGCGCTTGGTTTCGCGAGGCGATGCTTGCTGCCGGGCGACGACTTTCCGCACTTTGTCGAGTGCCGATGCCAGGCGTTCCGGGGCGATGGGCTTTAATAGATAGTCAAGGGCGCTGATCTCAAAGGCCCTCACCGCATAATCCGGGTAGGCGGTTGTGAAGACGATGGTTTGATCCAACATATTGATCGCAGGCATGCAAGGAGCGCATGCCTGCGGCACCCAGCTGCGTCGAAAGAAAGCGCAAGCAAGCTTGCGCATTCCAAGGTTATCGTTCCTGCTGCGCCTGACCCTTGTCCTGCTGGGGCGAGCCCTTTTGGGCCGCGGTAGGACGCAGGGCTTTGATGGGGAAGGGAGGGCGGTGCAGCGGCGCAGGCATGGTCTTCAATCCTTCCTTGGCCAGCTCGATGGCCTTCTCGAGTTGCGGGTCACGGCCCTGCAGGAGGAGGTCGGGACGTTGCTCGACAACGTAGTCGGGATCGACCCCATGGTTCTCAACGACCCATTCTCCGCCGCCCTTCGCATTCGGCTCCCACCATGCCCAACCCGGTGCACTCACAAACCCGCCATCGAGCGTCGGCGGGAAACCGCCGATTCCAACGACCCCACCCCAGGTCCGTGTCCCGACGAGCGGACCGATCTTTTCCTTTTTGAAGTAGAAGGGGAACAGGTCGCCCCCGGAGCCCGCCTGCTCGTTCACAATCATCACCTTCGGACCGAAGAAAGCCGACTGCGGCACAAACTCCTTGCCTTCACGGGGCGACAGCGCCAGAAGCAAGCGGCGGCCCAGTTTCTCCGTGTAGAAATCAGGCGACCAACCGCCATGATTGAACCGTTCATCCACGATCATGCCGTCCTTGCCCAACTGTCCGGTGAAGTACTTGTCGAACATCATGACGCCAGAGACGGCAGTGTCGGGAACGTGCATGTAGCCAATTCGGCCGCCGGTCGCCTCCTCCACCTTGCGCCGGTTGTTCTCGACCCAATTGAAGTAACGCAGGTTTCCTTCACTGCCGATGGTTTTAACGGCGACGTCCCAGGCACCTTCTGTGCTGGGTTTATCGTTGATCTTCAGCGTGACCACCCGGTTTGCCATGTTCTGGAAGTAGGCATAGGGTTCGCGATCGGCGCGGGCCAACTGTCCTTCAACGGCGACCAGGTAATTGCCTTCCTTAATCTTCAAACCGGGTTCGGTGAGCGGGGAGCGGGTTT
This region includes:
- a CDS encoding LytTR family DNA-binding domain-containing protein; translated protein: MPAINMLDQTIVFTTAYPDYAVRAFEISALDYLLKPIAPERLASALDKVRKVVARQQASPRETKRVFLRDGERCWILAVDQIRLLESEGNYTRVYFEGNRPLIYRSLNALHARLDPALFFRASRSHIVNLRKIVSVQPQQEGGLDAILAEGPRVGISRRQSRKLRELLSL
- a CDS encoding M1 family metallopeptidase gives rise to the protein MKRIFGYVFLFLLPALASAQRLPETAVPDNYRLVLTPDLAKASFAGDETIRIRVLKPTSQIILNAVDIDFQEVSISSGGATQKAGVTPEKTKQQVTLVVDTALQPGPATLHIKYTGILNSEMRGFYIGHDDQGRKYASTQFEATDARRAYPSFDEPAYKATFDITVVLDKDLTALSNNSVVSDTPGPDPDKHTVEFATTAKISSYLAAWAVGHFEYVEGAADGIPIRVYSTPGKKELGRFALETAEFALHYYNHYFGIKYPYGKLDLIGLPDFSSGAMENIGLITSRASLLQLDDRTAPLFLKKTVAVVITHEIAHQWLGDLVTMQWWDDVWLNEGLATWMEGKPVDAWKPEWNVGLDEMSRGDILTTLGALDVDSLASTRAIHQPAETPDQILELFDGVAYGKTAAVLRMLEAYWGPEGFRTGLNAYLKQYAYRNTTAADFWTMLQKVSGKPVDKIMQSFVKQPGVPMISIRAEASGNSTKVTLQQQRYFYDRAKFNAGNDQLWQVPVCLKMAPSAARGKSSQHCELLTRKEDTFTIRGKPSWVLANAGATGYYRSGYETAAVRALAHDTEAVLTPVERILALTDTWAAVRVGRQPVGDLLTLAEGLQTDRTGAVLTLLFGYLNYIGDNLINNTGQPAYQAWLRRLLTPVANDLGWQVQPGDSEDRKDLRAKVLAMLGGLGRDPKVLAEARRLTEQALQDPASVDSSLAAAAFGLTARNGDAALYDKLRAAIKTAKTPGQYYLYFFTLGNFNDPQLIERTLQFAISSEVRSQDSLNLIGAVMGKPARQRIAWNFVRTHWDEVEKAGGPFASAQVEGSTGAFCDAKLRDEVVEFFSAHKVAAGERTLRQSLEQINNCIDLKSLQSEQLASWLGARSDSGR
- a CDS encoding DoxX family protein; its protein translation is MSTTNTPKSGTLGIDAGLLFLRLAAGLSLLLLFGLTKLRDTSAYLHTGQWQFVDFNRKVGLPAPVLVAYLQTLNESIGAFLLAAGVVTRYVAAALAFGFGVAAACSLRMGEQAWLIAAFYCVMFATLLLTGPGKFSIDHLLQSRTAARMEERVPSK